ATAACAGATGCCGGAATGGCAATCATAGCACTGTCGAAACGGTCAAGTATTCCTCCGTGACCAGGAAAAATACTTCCTGAATCTTTAATCTTCATATGTCTTTTTATCATCGACTCCACCAAATCTCCCCAAGTTCCAAAAATGCAAACTGTCAGGCTAAGCCCGGCCCAAGCCAATGGAGATATGAATGGGAAAAAATGGGCAAATACAAAACTTGATGCTAAAGTAATAATTCCTCCTCCGATAGAACCTTCCCATGATTTCTTCGGAGAAATTCTTTCGAACAACCTGTGTTTCCCAAAGAGTGTTCCAAAGCAATAAGCTCCTGTATCATTTAGCCATATAAAAATAAATATGGAAAGTGGCAAGGCATAATTAAATGTAACAGCTCCTGTTATATCTGATTGGAAAGCCAACACATTGAGCAGAGCAAAAGGTAATGCTACATATAGCTGTGACAACATAGAATAGGCCAGGTTAATAACCGGGTTCTCTTTTTTCAGATAAAGTTCACTTATAAGCAGGTAGATAAGTAAAAAAAGATAAGGGATAAATATTTGCGACC
The Bacteroides sedimenti genome window above contains:
- a CDS encoding phosphatidate cytidylyltransferase is translated as MKNNFIQRAVTGALIVAVLVGCIIFSPLTFAILFVLISSMAVHEFCLLVNQNEDVSTNTVINVLGGVYLFFSFLGFCMGLTGSQIFIPYLFLLIYLLISELYLKKENPVINLAYSMLSQLYVALPFALLNVLAFQSDITGAVTFNYALPLSIFIFIWLNDTGAYCFGTLFGKHRLFERISPKKSWEGSIGGGIITLASSFVFAHFFPFISPLAWAGLSLTVCIFGTWGDLVESMIKRHMKIKDSGSIFPGHGGILDRFDSAMIAIPASVIYLYTISLLK